In Rattus norvegicus strain BN/NHsdMcwi chromosome 3, GRCr8, whole genome shotgun sequence, a genomic segment contains:
- the Secisbp2l gene encoding selenocysteine insertion sequence-binding protein 2-like isoform X1 gives MDRAPAEQNVKLSAEVEPFIPQKKNLDAFVLPMALPTDNGSVSGVEPTPIPSYLITCYPFVQENQSNRQFPLYNNDIRWQQPSPSPTGPYLAYPILSAQPPVSTEYTYYQLMPAPCAQVMGFYHPFPTPYSSTFQAANTVNAITTECTERPNQLGQPFPLSSHRSRNGNRGPVVPKPQLLQQHIKNKRPQVKNVATQKETSAAGPDSRSKIVLLVDASQQTDFPSDIANKSLSESTATMLWKGKGRRRRASHPAAESSSEQGASEADIDSDSGYCSPKHNNQPAPGTLRDPASGTISHSESSGCTGGVNWPKVTCQATQKRPWMEKNQAFSRGGRQTEQRNNSQFLSQVGFRCRGHSTSSERRQNLQKRQDNKHLNSTQSHRSDPNSESLYFEDEDGFQELSESGNSKDETIQQKLSSKVLDDLPENSPINIVQTPIPITTSVPKRAKSQKKKALAAALATAQEYSEISMEQKKLQEALSKAAGKKNKTPVQLDLGDMLAALEKQQQAMKARQITNTRPLAHPVVTTGTFHTKDSNRKTLTRSQPCLTSFNSLDITSSKAKKGKEKEIAKLKRPTALKKVILKEREEKKGRLTVEHSVLGAEELTETNLDLANDLPQETISQEDTGLSMPSDASLSPASQNSPYCMTPVSQGSPASSGIGSPMASSTITKIHSKRFREYCNQVLSKEIDECVTLLLQELVSFQERIYQKDPVRAKARRRLVMGLREVTKHMKLNKIKCVIISPNCEKIQSKGGLDEALYNVIAMAREQEIPFVFALGRKALGRCVNKLVPVSVVGIFNYFGAESLFNRLVELTEEARKAYKDMVAATEQEQAEEALRSVKAVPHHMGHSRNPSAASAISFCSVISEPISEVNEKEYETNWRSMVETSDGLETSESEKAVPCKHDPAEKPSKLTPDTTQVGKQPLPPTGSITSAPSQGKPTVDKDELKPDDLEWASQQSTETGSLDGSCRDLLNSSITSTTSTLVPGMLEEEDDEEEEEEDYIHEPTSEEVQLNSRIESWVSETQRTMETLQLGKALPGSEEDSAEQSGEEAVEMAEGLESVVDSETWTPDQQPKPSRNVSKEHPDFSSPPPST, from the exons AATGTGAAGCTTTCTGCTGAAGTAGAGCCCTTTATTCCCCAGAAGAAGAATCTGGATGCGTTTGTGCTCCCCATGGCTCTCCCAACTGACAATGGAAGTGTTTCTGGGGTCGAACCAACTCCAATCCCCAGTTATCTGATTACTTGTTACCCATTTGTTCAGGAAAACCAGTCCAATAG ACAATTTCCTTTATATAATAATGATATACGATGGCAGCAGCCCAGCCCAAGCCCTACTGGACCCTACCTGGCCTACCCCATTCTATCTGCTCAGCCACCTGTTTCCACAGAGTACACCTATTACCAGCTGATGCCAGCACCCTGTGCCCAAGTTATGGGCTTCTATCATCCTTTCCCTACACCTTACTCCAGCACCTTCCAGGCTGCAAACACTGTCAATGCCATAACCACAGAATGCACCGAGCGTCCAAATCAGCTGGGGCAGCCTTTCCCGTTGTCCAGTCATCGGAGCAGGAATGGTAATAGAGGGCCAGTTGTGCCAAAA CCACAGCTTTTACaacaacatataaaaaacaaaagaccacAGGTGAAGAACGTGGCTACTCAGAAAGAAACAAGTGCAGCAGGTCCTGATAGCCGATCAAAGATTGTGCTTCTGGTTGATGCCTCACAGCAAACTG ATTTCCCATCAGACATTGCTAATAAGTCTCTCTCGGAGAGCACAGCCACAATGCTCtggaaaggcaaaggcaggaggagaagAGCGTCCCACCCTGCTGCAGAGTCCTCCAGTGAGCAGGGGGCCAGTGAAGCTGACATTGACAGCGACAGCGGTTACTGCAGCCCCAAGCACAACAACCAGCCTGCACCAGGGACTCTGCGTGACCCTGCCTCTGGGACCATAAGT cATTCGGAGTCCTCGGGCTGCACAG GTGGTGTAAACTGGCCCAAAGTAACTTGCCAGGCAACTCAGAAAAGACCTTGGATGGAAAAAAACCAGGCATTTTCTAGAGGTGGAAGGCAAactgaacaaagaaataattcaCAG TTTCTTTCTCAGGTTGGATTCAGATGCCGAGGACACAGTACTTCCTCAGAAAGAAGACAGAATTTGCAAAAAAGACAAGACAATAAGCACTTAAACTCTACTCAGTCTCACAGAAGTGACCCAAATTCTGAGTCTTTATATTTTGAg GATGAAGATGGGTTTCAAGAACTAAGTGAGAGCGGAAATTCTAAAGATGAGACTATTCAACAGAAACTTTCTTCAAAAGTA TTGGATGACCTACCTGAGAACTCACCCATCAATATAGTTCAGACTCCGATCCCCATTACCACCTCAGTTCCTAAACGAGCTAAGAGTCAGAAGAAAAAGGCCTTAGCTGCAGCCCTTGCCACAGCACAGGAATACTCAGAAATAAGTATGGAGCAAAAAAAGTTGCAG GAAGCTCTATCAAAAGCAgctggaaaaaagaataaaaccccaGTGCAGCTGGATTTAGGGGATATGCTGGCTGCtctggagaagcaacagcaggCAATGAAAGCCCGTCAGATCACCAACACCAGACCGCTGGCACATCCAG TTGTCACCACAGGCACTTTTCACACTAAAGACTCTAACAGAAAAACCCTGACCAGAAGTCAGCCGTGCTTGACATCCTTTAATTCTCTGGACATTACTTCCTCTAAAgcaaaaaagggaaaagagaaggaaattgcAAAGCTGAAACGACCCACAGCGCTGAAAAAG GTTATtttgaaagaaagagaggagaagaaaggacgTCTGACGGTGGAACATAGTGTTTTGGGAGCCGAAGAACTGACGGAGACGAATTTGGACCTAGCCAATGACTTACCTCAGGAGACTATCTCCCAGGAAG ATACTGGACTGAGCATGCCCAGTGATGCTTCTCTTTCTCCAGCAAGTCAGAACTCTCCATACTGTATGACACCTGTGTCGCAAGGCTCACCTGCTAGTTCTGGCATAGGTAGTCCAATGGCATCGTCAACGATAACCAAAATCCACAGCAAAAGATTTCGAGA ATATTGTAACCAGGTTCTTTCTAAAGAAATTGATGAATGTGTGACCCTCCTTCTGCAAGAACTTGTCAGTTTCCAGGAACGCATCTACCAAAAGGACCCTGTGAGAGCCAAAGCCAGACGGCGGCTGGTCATGGGGCTTCGGGAAGTCACCAAGCACATGAAGCTGAACAAGATCAAGTGCGTCATCATCTCCCCAAACTGTGAGAAGATCCAGTCAAAGG GTGGCCTTGATGAGGCCCTCTACAATGTCATAGCCATGGCCCGGGAGCAAGAGATTCCTTTTGTGTTTGCCCTTGGAAGGAAAGCTCTGGGACGCTGCGTGAACAAGCTGGTTCCTGTTAGTGTTGTAGGAATCTTCAATTATTTTGGTGCTGAG AGCCTGTTTAATAGATTAGTGGAGCTCACGGAGGAAGCCAGGAAGGCATATAAGGACATGGTTGCCGCAACAGAGCAGGAGCAAGCAGAGGAGGCATTGAGGAGTGTGAAGGCCGTGCCTCACCACATGGGCCACTCGCGCAACCCCTCGGCAGCAAGCGCCATTTCTTTCTGCAGTGTTATTTCTGAACCCATTTCTGAAGTAAATGAAAAGGAATATG AAACTAATTGGAGAAGCATGGTGGAGACTTCAGACGGCTTGGAAACATCAGAAAGCGAGAAGGCGGTTCCCTGTAAGCACGACCCTGCTGAGAAGCCCAGCAAACTCACCCCTGACACCACCCAGGTGGGTAAGCAGCCACTGCCGCCCACAGGCAGCATCACCTCAGCGCCAAGCCAGGGGAAACCCACGGTTGACAAGGATGAGCTGAAGCCAGACGACCTGGAGTGGGCCTCGCAGCAGAGCACAGAGACGGGCTCCTTGGATGGCAGCTGCCGGGATCTTTTGAATTCCTccatcaccagcaccaccagcactcTTGTTCCTGGCATGCTTGAAGAAgaggatgatgaggaggaggaggaggaagattatATTCATGAACCCACGTCAGAAGAAGTACAGCTCAATAGTAGGATTGAGTCCTGGGTCTCCGAGACCCAGAGGACTATGGAGACGCTGCAGCTTGGCAAAGCCCTTCCTGGCTCCGAGGAAGACAGTGCAGAGCAAAGTGGAGAGGAAGCAGTGGAAATGGCCGAGGGGCTGGAGTCGGTGGTCGACAGTGAGACCTGGACTCCTGACCAGCAGCCGAAGCCCAGCAGGAACGTGAGCAAAGAGCACCCTGATTTcagttcccctcccccaagtACCTAA
- the Secisbp2l gene encoding selenocysteine insertion sequence-binding protein 2-like, which translates to MDRAPAEQNVKLSAEVEPFIPQKKNLDAFVLPMALPTDNGSVSGVEPTPIPSYLITCYPFVQENQSNRQFPLYNNDIRWQQPSPSPTGPYLAYPILSAQPPVSTEYTYYQLMPAPCAQVMGFYHPFPTPYSSTFQAANTVNAITTECTERPNQLGQPFPLSSHRSRNGNRGPVVPKPQLLQQHIKNKRPQVKNVATQKETSAAGPDSRSKIVLLVDASQQTDFPSDIANKSLSESTATMLWKGKGRRRRASHPAAESSSEQGASEADIDSDSGYCSPKHNNQPAPGTLRDPASGTISHSESSGCTGGVNWPKVTCQATQKRPWMEKNQAFSRGGRQTEQRNNSQVGFRCRGHSTSSERRQNLQKRQDNKHLNSTQSHRSDPNSESLYFEDEDGFQELSESGNSKDETIQQKLSSKVLDDLPENSPINIVQTPIPITTSVPKRAKSQKKKALAAALATAQEYSEISMEQKKLQEALSKAAGKKNKTPVQLDLGDMLAALEKQQQAMKARQITNTRPLAHPVVTTGTFHTKDSNRKTLTRSQPCLTSFNSLDITSSKAKKGKEKEIAKLKRPTALKKVILKEREEKKGRLTVEHSVLGAEELTETNLDLANDLPQETISQEDTGLSMPSDASLSPASQNSPYCMTPVSQGSPASSGIGSPMASSTITKIHSKRFREYCNQVLSKEIDECVTLLLQELVSFQERIYQKDPVRAKARRRLVMGLREVTKHMKLNKIKCVIISPNCEKIQSKGGLDEALYNVIAMAREQEIPFVFALGRKALGRCVNKLVPVSVVGIFNYFGAESLFNRLVELTEEARKAYKDMVAATEQEQAEEALRSVKAVPHHMGHSRNPSAASAISFCSVISEPISEVNEKEYETNWRSMVETSDGLETSESEKAVPCKHDPAEKPSKLTPDTTQVGKQPLPPTGSITSAPSQGKPTVDKDELKPDDLEWASQQSTETGSLDGSCRDLLNSSITSTTSTLVPGMLEEEDDEEEEEEDYIHEPTSEEVQLNSRIESWVSETQRTMETLQLGKALPGSEEDSAEQSGEEAVEMAEGLESVVDSETWTPDQQPKPSRNVSKEHPDFSSPPPST; encoded by the exons AATGTGAAGCTTTCTGCTGAAGTAGAGCCCTTTATTCCCCAGAAGAAGAATCTGGATGCGTTTGTGCTCCCCATGGCTCTCCCAACTGACAATGGAAGTGTTTCTGGGGTCGAACCAACTCCAATCCCCAGTTATCTGATTACTTGTTACCCATTTGTTCAGGAAAACCAGTCCAATAG ACAATTTCCTTTATATAATAATGATATACGATGGCAGCAGCCCAGCCCAAGCCCTACTGGACCCTACCTGGCCTACCCCATTCTATCTGCTCAGCCACCTGTTTCCACAGAGTACACCTATTACCAGCTGATGCCAGCACCCTGTGCCCAAGTTATGGGCTTCTATCATCCTTTCCCTACACCTTACTCCAGCACCTTCCAGGCTGCAAACACTGTCAATGCCATAACCACAGAATGCACCGAGCGTCCAAATCAGCTGGGGCAGCCTTTCCCGTTGTCCAGTCATCGGAGCAGGAATGGTAATAGAGGGCCAGTTGTGCCAAAA CCACAGCTTTTACaacaacatataaaaaacaaaagaccacAGGTGAAGAACGTGGCTACTCAGAAAGAAACAAGTGCAGCAGGTCCTGATAGCCGATCAAAGATTGTGCTTCTGGTTGATGCCTCACAGCAAACTG ATTTCCCATCAGACATTGCTAATAAGTCTCTCTCGGAGAGCACAGCCACAATGCTCtggaaaggcaaaggcaggaggagaagAGCGTCCCACCCTGCTGCAGAGTCCTCCAGTGAGCAGGGGGCCAGTGAAGCTGACATTGACAGCGACAGCGGTTACTGCAGCCCCAAGCACAACAACCAGCCTGCACCAGGGACTCTGCGTGACCCTGCCTCTGGGACCATAAGT cATTCGGAGTCCTCGGGCTGCACAG GTGGTGTAAACTGGCCCAAAGTAACTTGCCAGGCAACTCAGAAAAGACCTTGGATGGAAAAAAACCAGGCATTTTCTAGAGGTGGAAGGCAAactgaacaaagaaataattcaCAG GTTGGATTCAGATGCCGAGGACACAGTACTTCCTCAGAAAGAAGACAGAATTTGCAAAAAAGACAAGACAATAAGCACTTAAACTCTACTCAGTCTCACAGAAGTGACCCAAATTCTGAGTCTTTATATTTTGAg GATGAAGATGGGTTTCAAGAACTAAGTGAGAGCGGAAATTCTAAAGATGAGACTATTCAACAGAAACTTTCTTCAAAAGTA TTGGATGACCTACCTGAGAACTCACCCATCAATATAGTTCAGACTCCGATCCCCATTACCACCTCAGTTCCTAAACGAGCTAAGAGTCAGAAGAAAAAGGCCTTAGCTGCAGCCCTTGCCACAGCACAGGAATACTCAGAAATAAGTATGGAGCAAAAAAAGTTGCAG GAAGCTCTATCAAAAGCAgctggaaaaaagaataaaaccccaGTGCAGCTGGATTTAGGGGATATGCTGGCTGCtctggagaagcaacagcaggCAATGAAAGCCCGTCAGATCACCAACACCAGACCGCTGGCACATCCAG TTGTCACCACAGGCACTTTTCACACTAAAGACTCTAACAGAAAAACCCTGACCAGAAGTCAGCCGTGCTTGACATCCTTTAATTCTCTGGACATTACTTCCTCTAAAgcaaaaaagggaaaagagaaggaaattgcAAAGCTGAAACGACCCACAGCGCTGAAAAAG GTTATtttgaaagaaagagaggagaagaaaggacgTCTGACGGTGGAACATAGTGTTTTGGGAGCCGAAGAACTGACGGAGACGAATTTGGACCTAGCCAATGACTTACCTCAGGAGACTATCTCCCAGGAAG ATACTGGACTGAGCATGCCCAGTGATGCTTCTCTTTCTCCAGCAAGTCAGAACTCTCCATACTGTATGACACCTGTGTCGCAAGGCTCACCTGCTAGTTCTGGCATAGGTAGTCCAATGGCATCGTCAACGATAACCAAAATCCACAGCAAAAGATTTCGAGA ATATTGTAACCAGGTTCTTTCTAAAGAAATTGATGAATGTGTGACCCTCCTTCTGCAAGAACTTGTCAGTTTCCAGGAACGCATCTACCAAAAGGACCCTGTGAGAGCCAAAGCCAGACGGCGGCTGGTCATGGGGCTTCGGGAAGTCACCAAGCACATGAAGCTGAACAAGATCAAGTGCGTCATCATCTCCCCAAACTGTGAGAAGATCCAGTCAAAGG GTGGCCTTGATGAGGCCCTCTACAATGTCATAGCCATGGCCCGGGAGCAAGAGATTCCTTTTGTGTTTGCCCTTGGAAGGAAAGCTCTGGGACGCTGCGTGAACAAGCTGGTTCCTGTTAGTGTTGTAGGAATCTTCAATTATTTTGGTGCTGAG AGCCTGTTTAATAGATTAGTGGAGCTCACGGAGGAAGCCAGGAAGGCATATAAGGACATGGTTGCCGCAACAGAGCAGGAGCAAGCAGAGGAGGCATTGAGGAGTGTGAAGGCCGTGCCTCACCACATGGGCCACTCGCGCAACCCCTCGGCAGCAAGCGCCATTTCTTTCTGCAGTGTTATTTCTGAACCCATTTCTGAAGTAAATGAAAAGGAATATG AAACTAATTGGAGAAGCATGGTGGAGACTTCAGACGGCTTGGAAACATCAGAAAGCGAGAAGGCGGTTCCCTGTAAGCACGACCCTGCTGAGAAGCCCAGCAAACTCACCCCTGACACCACCCAGGTGGGTAAGCAGCCACTGCCGCCCACAGGCAGCATCACCTCAGCGCCAAGCCAGGGGAAACCCACGGTTGACAAGGATGAGCTGAAGCCAGACGACCTGGAGTGGGCCTCGCAGCAGAGCACAGAGACGGGCTCCTTGGATGGCAGCTGCCGGGATCTTTTGAATTCCTccatcaccagcaccaccagcactcTTGTTCCTGGCATGCTTGAAGAAgaggatgatgaggaggaggaggaggaagattatATTCATGAACCCACGTCAGAAGAAGTACAGCTCAATAGTAGGATTGAGTCCTGGGTCTCCGAGACCCAGAGGACTATGGAGACGCTGCAGCTTGGCAAAGCCCTTCCTGGCTCCGAGGAAGACAGTGCAGAGCAAAGTGGAGAGGAAGCAGTGGAAATGGCCGAGGGGCTGGAGTCGGTGGTCGACAGTGAGACCTGGACTCCTGACCAGCAGCCGAAGCCCAGCAGGAACGTGAGCAAAGAGCACCCTGATTTcagttcccctcccccaagtACCTAA